One part of the Anopheles coustani chromosome 2, idAnoCousDA_361_x.2, whole genome shotgun sequence genome encodes these proteins:
- the LOC131265961 gene encoding filaggrin-like yields MFTTFIGLIDIQSWWEVPCIAHFCSLFSAAFQLPRFDIEDLEEALLTNADAEGEVDLKVYSARLLPELIVALLKGCDVLAQISSNISPSNYQMFLRRLFRQKCQEYNVENPFNTDTDFEKLPLRTKILILKYLCDFRLDSEDVCNTFAGYEADSIRLEPIGYDRNGSSYWHFFGTRLYREDYNSGGKSKLSKGTVWQVICFTEEDWRNLAQKLDNSTSHKERDLHALLVENFLPLIPKLFRDKERERRSRLFERPRSSRIRILQDKERVLREQEQLKRQQEEQEQLEKQQSQRQNVQGEDTDRNATSPVPQRELLSEARAKRAERRSRSNSVTSIVSTYASSSDGPPELTRDFIFQPIEEASAYRSKAKPSPYLYRSTSNFGSSTSPSVVGSPSSRGSHGSNSGLESGGSRYHRATSSVSGRSGSLDEDDDDGALLRREDIEALSDSYYIATRREEDEDSESVDSFNGDAEVENNINNGNTDTTRPLPPLHVPVNEHLEPVKETASKQIRDKKQRPARLVSAEVEKLLRANRIMAPTATKLPGRQTNNSLSSVTGPVILPFSDATSTNAPPTGKGSSTAGTAGGSSSSSSGTGKAGDSAAASGGNSGRKKKGKSAQVTTSVTNSFTKPIVPASTLLSSSLSFTETDEVLQIGMHKVLECIKNHDDAWPFMDPVDEDIAPRYYSIIRRPMDLQKMEEKLDNGEYTMFGDFQNDFKLIVNNCRLYNGQANEYTEMVNNLQIAFDRARKKYFDESSSDEEPMSHEYPDVSRSNAAFKDKSASCLNASKDDAANGASGRKSDSAGGGAKEKTKKGGGTTTTTTVCSKDSDDTSASGRGSTKETTKSKTVKGGSVPNTLSDRKDVKNATSSEKKQPVTSGGGRKQKTLKQTDLGSDPEPDPEPPEKKDNSSVSRTNKNLKRKRKEKDKGGKVKGKKQKMEPSDHSDMEDDDEDGEGGWSGVKKESLKEEHEEPDPEWNGPDRKRYKTSVALDPPDRMDEDDEVMKCGDVGVVKDEVEEKEDEAEEEEQEYPVYESKKKAAIKALQRQEREKKKNSSKGKKEEKKIKSLPVGGKGGKSSVAVPPKRESFSPTERRSRSRSLSPVPHSSSDQSNLNESLLTSPSGKRGRSFSPKKKNVSRDASVGEEEGSSSAKKPVGSKSTSKKGKDKHNEMEEKRDKKASPKAAASARLEKKSKSKATTTTVSPAKGGGGGKGAGRQQKASSKRKTTAVPLEPEYDSEHDHHGPANGMDVSDFEDYDDPPAKDTSIEEEDEEEEREEKIVDRSSSLVGKKPDKSKGKKSSKSSKKANAPHDDEDEHHRGKKGSKSKQKGKDKKLDKKAHKRDKSGKGKKKSKANVRVEDRGSLSSGAEDEPPVDEERGSKGGSVSKAATKQPENRNISPQASRSPSPLGSYYSDDEGTEERAAETRREDELTNRSITPDIKDKFDLIKERRNRAAAAAAAAAESKAKAKQTKAAAAAARRGKEEASSGGRKSKQSKAAANTGSRNNQKQKHESPSEDGGEAGQKQPKKHHNNQQKQQKELLLDQENEKPATGSGGKGKKKRDKSNGETSSAVRSKASSARPVTDSTMDGADGEPAAAVARSGSKHSKKVDRSNEYDFIDESVPPGSGGGKSGEKETKTNTGGGKGHKKSTAGAAGGGTASASHSTSQKHGKANNTKQQQPSSSAMAPQQPPGANANMEELELETEQTLKDINKWLENTPRFPEYSSASNSPCRYIMDDFDPVPAVKIEPADFRKPIPLSAVAGSEPAATGAVASPLRGASPGLAAMAAPPAAFSPRAAASSSATAKSGKDGGGGALKDTTNNAAGGGTAAAVKNPSQPTAGHSNNSTSSTILGPPPIIPPHSQKKEPKEPKRKTLKEKLSQLGTGRKGRDLHQPSHHHHHHQHHLHRTTIDRLQPGKTKGNLIGTIQNLNKPEELFPAGGAGAGGSSGGGGGGGGASGGAGGSGGTGAGTGGGVKEVKNSLIVKTDESKPKLSLGTVLNTEGFGIVQQHNFADDDDDDDDAAVGKDKKDKGDQETGDAGEEKALHTIGGGVARSPATNSTDGSLSKKDDTNGSNISGATPGSGSNFGEPGSGSSTSADKAPFSVDGDGKSSKEVGDPSKKDPQGKVGGTGAPDGKDGTKSASDKPSATPNLSAWFKAFGAPKKPKKSEDNDAEGKGSPSSASEKGKGNENMPASSGTMESSSAGGLSGIPGVPGSSTLEGTGSYPTLPVAPRQRKASTGSTVSERSSYSQDPDSPRIGIDERIGAYPGPYPSPIGASPIMTSPKLDVETQKSPYHPMNGAIKVGFYQDTTQKSSPEKSCSPRDLPSPYPQYSQHLYTANTGAAPGSTNTSSLYGSYSSYGGAASAPSVPSSGASGSSGGVVSGGINHQPTGGIPTGITPTTDFKGYGKGLKSPVDFYEQYKQPASQESDYNSSMSPSTNTNSPYHNPASSPYQQQPNSPACYQQQQQQQSQSQASSPYGGNNNQQQQPSLASPASSAGGGPLSPYNTPTVPHSPAAVQSPYNTPGTAGQGHSPYHAANQQQQQAPSSASTSPTSSSSTNQAKLQSKPNTPLHQSPNSPFSQSNQSSPYSQQDPNSPYSQQGGQLSPFQPMSPKPTAPNNAANNNAVKLAPPIITPQQAAAAAGVILPPESPQSASTTSMNQAQNLTGGGSSSIATPVVSNQLNSHQSPWAPSQYNPYNHASGGEAAPSSGVSGGGMMPSIPPAPAHMSSSQQGHHNVHTHPTPAHSQHPQQHHQQQQQQQQQQQQQQQQQQQQHQHSHQQQQHQHQQQSHHQSSQQQHHLMQATAQQQQQSHLGNLLMGGTNSHAYGSTYGRPYDLNSASASTASSGLEHHQQQQHQHQQHNHHQHQQQHVIPHHHQHHNQQQHHPSLSAINNKNSPSTTSSSSSSKVPEMINLGYSEPEANTSNGGKPQDVPMNMESIGGKEKAEPKDISKLHGASYDSHMSSMGASMGYGAAAPIDVSISKSKAYDMFNRAATMTFPSRGFGAPGNGGPPPTATSAVAGPYADHHSASSVNKAHDMSGGGTTTTAAAGSSAGGGYNMPSAAGGGSKGPEQQLLLPRYDQRSPQQQSQQHHPHLQQASGQQQHPQQGIPPSSNSSVPSTQNNMDLSSSSARYNSPSVAVAPTSSSSALMDPAIRNLASLSSLYNPDDRLHGVPVVGGGGGLGSASSATGGGGSGVGFYDKAMPPAAHMYGKNLPPPSSSSAAVVAAASSALQQMFNNTMAASTMAAAYNANREQQQQQSASSYTPPNYHHLQQQQQQQRADMMAAQQKMSHNSNVPSSGGVAHNEPPPPAKPKRTRKKKDQNQELLAQQQQQQQQQQSMHHQLHAAHQQQQQHQQQQQQQQQQQAHQGFQSYSGLKPTSASATGAIPSQAVSNSGMGSAAAAAGGSVETSAISLKTAANVVPGSAFNFGPGPAGLGLPPGSLYGDTSASTYLEDPYRNTHNPYPYLPAPSHRGTAAGAAAAAGAGVADGDKQSSSTVSAAAVAAASAVAAVHGPPPPVASAYHSFLAGHHAGSRSYHLMNQLDPIHQQYLVRQEMQMLNHLGAPPGAAPPGAYGQPGYHHPAIGMHKPYDPMNSMNRSPFI; encoded by the exons atATTCAATCATGGTGGGAGGTGCCCTGCATTGCGCACTTTTGTTCGCTGTTTAGTGCCGCCTTCCAGCTGCCGAGATTTGACATTGAG GATCTCGAAGAAGCCCTTCTCACCAATGCCGATGCCGAGGGTGAGGTGGATCTGAAAGTGTACTCCGCGCGCCTGCTGCCGGAACTGATCGTAGCACTATTGAAGGGCTGTGACGTGCTAGCACAGATCAGTTCCAACATCAGCCCGAGCAACTATCAGATGTTCCTGAGGCGTCTGTTTCGCCAAAAATGTCAG GAATATAATGTTGAAAATCCTTTCAACACTGATACGGATTTCGAGAAGCTGCCACTGCGCACCAAGATCCTGATACTAAAGTACCTGTGTGACTTCCGACTCGATTCCGAAGACGTGTGCAACACCTTCGCCGGCTACGAAGCGGACAGTATCCGGCTGGAACCGATTGG ATACGATCGAAACGGATCGTCCTACTGGCACTTTTTCGGAACCCGCCTATACCGGGAGGATTACAACAGCGGCGGCAAATCGAAGCTTTCCAAGGGGACAGTCTGGCAGGTGATCTGCTTCACTGAGGAAGATTGGCGCAACTTGGCACAAAAGCTCGACAACTCCACCAGCCACAAAGAACGGGATCTACACGCGCtgctggtggaaaactttctGCCACTAATTCCGAAGCTATTTCGCGACAAGGAACGAGAACGGCGTAGCAG ACTCTTTGAGCGGCCTCGATCATCGCGCATAAGAATCCTGCAGGATAAGGAAAGAGTCCTACGCGAGCAAGAACAGTTGAAAAGGCAACAGGAAGAGCAAGAGCAACTGGAAAAGCAACAATCCCAAAGGCAGAACGTCCAAGGGGAAGATACCGATCGGAACGCAACCTCGCCAGTGCCGCAAAGGGAACTGCTATCGGAAGCGCGTGCGAAACGGGCCGAACGACG ATCTCGATCCAATTCCGTCACAAGTATAGTTTCAACCTACGCTAGCTCATCAGACGGGCCACCAGAACTCACgcgtgattttatttttcagccaATAGAAGAAGCAAGCGCATACCGTAGCAAAGCAAAACCTAGCCCATACCTTTATCGCAGCACTTCTAATTTCGGAAGTTCCACCTCCCCGTCAGTAGTAGGTTCACCCTCCTCGAGAGGTTCGCACGGTAGTAATAGTGGATTGGAGAGTGGAGGCAGTCGGTATCATCGCGCGACCAGCTCCGTTAGCGGTCGTTCG GGAAGTTtggacgaagacgacgacgacggtgcacTGCTAAGGCGGGAAGACATAGAAGCACTAAGCGATTCGTACTACATTGCCACCCGCCGAGAGGAGGACGAAGACAGTGAGAGCGTCGATAGCTTCAACGGCGACGCGGAAGTGGAAAATAACATCAACAACGGAAACACCGACACGACCAGACCGCTTCCACCCCTGCACGTGCCAGTGAATGAGCATCTAGAGCCGGTAAAAGAAACAGCAAGCAAGCAGATTCGTGATAAAAAGCAACGCCCTGCAAGGTTGGTTAGTGCCGAGGTGGAAAAATTACTACGCGCCAACCGCATCATGGCTCCGACCGCGACGAAGTTGCCCGGtcggcaaacaaacaactcGCTCTCGTCCGTCACCGGGCCGGTCATACTGCCGTTCAGCGATGCCACTTCAACCAACGCACCTCCAACGGGTAAGGGAAGCAGCACCGCTGGTACTGCGGgtggaagcagcagcagttccaGTGGCACCGGGAAGGCGGGTGATTCTGCCGCTGCAAGTGGTGGAAACTCCGGgcgaaaaaagaaaggcaAATCTGCGCAGGT TACCACCAGCGTTACCAACAGTTTCACCAAACCGATCGTGCCCGCCTCAACTCTCCTATCGTCGTCTCTTAGCTTTACCGAAACGGACGAAGTGCTGCAGATCGGCATGCACAAGGTGCTGGAATGCATCAAGAACCACGACGATGCGTGGCCATTCATGGATCCGGTTGATGAAGATATCGCACCGCGGTATTACTCCATCATTCGAAG GCCCATGGATCTgcagaaaatggaagaaaagctGGATAATGGGGAGTACACCATGTTCGGTGATTTCCAGAACGATTTCAAGCTCATCGTTAACAACTGTCGGCTATACAATGGTCAGGCGAATG AGTACACGGAGATGGTCAACAATCTGCAGATCGCATTCGATCGTGCGCGGAAGAAGTACTTCGACGAAAGTTCATCGGACGAAGAGCCGATGAGTCACGAGTATCCCGACGTCAGCCGGTCGAACGCCGCCTTCAAGGACAAATCTGCCtcatgcctgaacgcctccaAGGATGATGCTGCGAACGGAGCGAGCGGCCGAAAAAGCGACAGTGCCGGTGGTGGCGCAAAGGAAAAGACGAAGAAGGGGGGcggcacgacgacgacgacgactgtgTGTTCCAAAGATAGTGACGACACCTCTGCCAGTGGCAGGGGGTCCACGAAGGAAACGACCAAATCGAAAACAGTGAAGGGTGGAAGTGTTCCGAACACGTTGTCGGACCGAAAGGACGTGAAAAACGCCACAAGCAGTGAAAAGAAGCAACCAGTGaccagtggtggtggtaggaAACAGAAAACGCTTAAACAAACAGACCTCGGGTCGGACCCGGAGCCGGATCCGGAACCGCCGGAAAAGAAGGACAACAGTAGTGTGTCGAGGACGAACAAAAACTTAAAACGGAAGCGCAAAGAGAAAGACAAAGGTGGCAAAGTGAAgggaaagaaacagaaaatggAACCTAGTGATCACAGTGACATGGAAGATGATGACGAGGATGGTGAGGGTGGCTGGTCGGGGGTAAAAAAGGAATCGTTGAAGGAGGAACATGAGGAACCGGACCCGGAATGGAATGGTCCGGATCGAAAGCGGTACAAAACGTCGGTGGCATTGGATCCACCGGATCGGATGGACGAAGACGATGAAGTTATGAAGTGTGGGGACGTGGGCGTAGTGAAAGACGAAGTGGAAGAGAAGGAGGacgaagcagaagaagaagagcagGAGTATCCGGTGTACGAGAGCAAGAAGAAAGCCGCTATCAAAGCACTCCAGCGGCaggaaagggagaaaaagaaaaacagttccAAGGGGaagaaagaagagaagaaaataaagtccTTGCCTGTTGGCGGCAAAGGTGGTAAGAGTAGTGTAGCTGTGCCGCCGAAAAGGGAAAGCTTTTCCCCGACCGAACGGCGTTCGCGTTCGCGCTCTCTAAGTCCGGTGCCGCATTCCTCCTCCGACCAGTCGAATCTAAACGAATCACTCCTCACTTCTCCGAGCGGTAAACGGGGACGGTCGTTCAGtccaaagaagaagaatgtcAGCCGGGACGCTTCGGTAGGGGAGGAGGAAGGGTCTTCGTCCGCGAAGAAACCGGTCGGTAGTAAGTCTACCTCCAAGAAGGGCAAAGACAAGCACAACGAAATGGAAGAGAAAAGGGACAAAAAAGCATCCCCCAAAGCTGCTGCCTCTGCGCGATTGGAGAAAAAATCCAAATCAAAAGCGACCACAACAACAGTGTCACCAGCGAAAGGAGGAGGTGGTGGTAAGGGAGCAGGACGGCAGCAAAAGGCGAGCAGTAAACGGAAAACTACCGCTGTCCCGTTGGAACCGGAGTATGACTCGGAACACGATCATCATGGTCCCGCCAACGGAATGGACGTCAGTGACTTTGAGGACTACGATGATCCGCCCGCAAAGGATACGAGCATCGAGGAGGAAGACGAAGAGGAGGAGCGTGAGGAGAAGATTGTCGAccgatcgtcgtcgttggtggGTAAAAAACCCGACAAATCGAAGGGCAAAAAGAGTAGCAAAAGCAGCAAGAAAGCCAACGCACCGCACGACGACGAAGATGAGCATCACCGGGGCAAAAAGGGCAGCAAGAGCAAGCAGAAGGGAAAGGACAAAAAGCTGGACAAGAAGGCCCATAAGCGGGATAAAAGCGGTAAGGGGAAGAAGAAATCCAAGGCCAATGTGCGAGTTGAGGATCGCGGATCGCTATCGAGTGGTGCCGAGGATGAGCCTCCGGTGGATGAAGAGCGAGGGTCAAAAGGTGGTAGTGTCTCGAAGGCAGCGACCAAGCAGCCGGAGAATCGGAACATCTCCCCCCAAGCGTCGCGATCACCAAGTCCTTTGGGTTCGTACTACTCGGACGATGAAGGAACAGAGGAGCGAGCAGCTGAAACAAGACGAGAAGACGAACTGACCAACCGCTCCATCACGCCCGATATCAAAGACAAGTTTGATCTCATCAAGGAGCGTCGTAATCGggcggcagcggcagcagctgcGGCAGCGGAAAGCAAGGCGAAAGCCAAGCAGACCAaagcggcagcggcggcggcgcgTCGGGGGAAGGAGGAAGCCAGCAGCGGCGGCCGTAAGAGCAAGCAGTCAAAGGCAGCGGCGAACACGGGAAGTCGCAATAACCAGAAGCAGAAGCATGAATCTCCCTCGGAAGACGGGGGCGAGGCTGGGCAAAAGCAGCCGAAAAAACACCATAACAATCAGCAAAAGCAGCAGAAAGAGTTGCTTCTGGATCAGGAGAACGAAAAACCTGCCACCGGTTCCGGGGGAAAAGGTAAAAAGAAGCGCGACAAGTCGAACGGTGAAACGTCGTCAGCGGTACGAAGTAAAGCTTCATCGGCCCGCCCGGTAACTGATTCGACGATGGACGGTGCCGACGGtgagccagcagcagcagtagctcGAAGTGGAAGCAAACATTCGAAAAAGGTCGATCGAAGCAACGAGTACGACTTTATTGACGAAAGTGTCCCACCCGGTAGCGGCGGGGGTAAGTCCGGCGAGAAGGAGACCAAAACGAACACCGGTGGAGGAAAAGGACATAAGAAATCAACCGCTGGAGCCGCTGGAGGAGGTACGGCGAGTGCGTCCCACAGCACTTCCCAGAAGCACGGGAAAGCGAACAACACCAAACAGCAACAACCTTCCTCGTCAGCAATGGCGCCCCAACAACCACCGGGAGCGAATGCAAACATGGAGGAACTCGAGCTGGAGACGGAGCAAACGCTGAAGGACATCAACAAGTGGTTGGAAAATACGCCCCGCTTTCCCGAGTACAGCTCGGCCAGCAATTCCCCCTGCCGGTACATTATGGACGACTTCGATCCAGTCCCGGCCGTGAAGATCGAGCCGGCCGATTTCCGTAAACCGATCCCATTGTCTGCCGTTGCGGGGAGTGAACCGGCAGCAACCGGAGCCGTAGCGAGTCCGCTGCGTGGTGCAAGCCCCGGACTGGCGGCGATGGCCGCGCCACCAGCGGCCTTTTCTCCCCGGGCCGCTGCTTCGTCCTCAGCGACGGCGAAATCTGGAAAggacggaggaggaggagcacTAAAGGACACGACCAACaacgctgctggtggtggtactGCGGCTGCCGTTAAGAACCCTTCGCAGCCAACTGCTGGCCACAGCAACAatagcaccagcagcaccatctTGGGACCACCGCCGATCATACCTCCACACTCTCAGAAAAAAGAACCCAAAGAACCGAAGCGTAAGACgctgaaggaaaaactttcccagcTGGGAACTGGTCGGAAGGGGCGTGACCTTCACCAGCCttcacatcatcatcatcatcaccagcatcACCTGCACCGCACGACCATCGACCGGTTGCAGCCGGGTAAAACGAAGGGCAACCTCATCGGGACGATACAGAATCTCAACAAGCCGGAGGAACTGTTCCCGGCTGGCGGGGCTGGGGCTGGTGGTAGCagcggaggaggtggaggaggaggtggagcaTCGGGTGGcgctggtggtagtggtggaaCCGGTGCTGGAACAGGAGGGGGCGTGAAGGAGGTGAAAAATTCGCTCATCGTTAAGACGGACGAATCGAAACCGAAGCTTAGCCTCGGTACGGTTCTCAACACCGAAGGGTTTGGTATTGTGCAGCAGCACAACTTtgccgacgatgacgacgacgatgacgatgccgCCGTTGGGAAGGACAAGAAAGACAAGGGTGATCAGGAGACGGGGGATGCTGGTGAAGAAAAGGCGTTACATACCATCGGTGGCGGGGTGGCTCGATCTCCCGCGACGAATTCCACGGATGGTTCTTTGTCAAAGAAGGACGATACGAATGGAAGTAACATTTCTGGAGCCACGCCCGGTAGTGGCAGCAACTTTGGAGAGCCCGGAAGTGGTTCGTCAACTTCCGCGGACAAAGCGCCGTTTTCAGTGGATGGGGACGGAAAGTCGAGCAAAGAAGTCGGTGACCCCTCGAAGAAAGATCCTCAAGGTAAGGTGGGCGGAACGGGTGCGCCGGATGGCAAGGATGGGACTAAATCGGCTTCCGACAAACCATCCGCCACTCCGAACCTTAGCGCATGGTTCAAAGCTTTCGGCGCGCCGAAGAAACCGAAAAAATCGGAAGACAACGACGCCGAAGGCAAAGGTTCACCATCGTCAGCGAGCGAGAAAGGCAAAGGCAATGAAAATATGCCCGCTTCCTCCGGTACGATGGAGTCTTCATCCGCTGGTGGTTTATCCGGAATTCCGGGCGTTCCTGGGAGCAGCACTTTGGAGGGAACGGGAAGCTACCCCACGCTTCCCGTCGCGCCCCGACAACGAAAAGCGAGCACGGGAAGTACGGTTAGCGAACGGTCGTCGTACAGTCAGGACCCGGACAGCCCCCGGATTGGGATTGACGAGCGTATCGGTGCGTATCCGGGCCCCTACCCGAGTCCAATCGGTGCGTCGCCTATCATGACATCGCCGAAGCTGGACGTTGAGACGCAGAAAAGTCCGTACCATCCAATGAACGGTGCCATCAAGGTTGGCTTCTACCAAGATACGACGCAAAAAAGTAGCCCAGAGAAGAGCTGCAGCCCGAGGGACCTTCCGTCGCCGTACCCGCAGTACTCTCAGCATCTCTACACGGCCAACACCGGGGCAGCACCAGGCAGCACAAACACGAGCTCTCTGTACGGAAGTTATTCGTCGTACGGGGGAGCTGCGTCCGCCCCTTCGGTTCCCTCGTCGGGTGCGTCAGGGTCTTCCGGTGGCGTTGTTAGTGGTGGGATCAATCATCAGCCCACCGGGGGGATCCCAACCGGCATCACACCGACCACCGACTTTAAGGGCTACGGAAAGGGCCTTAAGTCTCCGGTCGATTTCTACGAACAGTACAAACAACCGGCCTCCCAGGAGTCCGACTACAACTCTTCCATGAGCCCCAGTACAAATACAAACTCGCCGTATCACAACCCGGCCTCCTCACCCTACCAGCAGCAGCCGAACTCTCCCGCCTGctaccagcaacagcagcaacaacagtcgCAATCGCAAGCCTCTTCCCCGTACGGTGGTAACAacaaccagcagcaacagccgaGTCTTGCATCTCCCGCTTCctcggctggtggtggaccacTTTCACCGTACAACACACCGACCGTTCCGCATAGTCCTGCCGCCGTGCAATCGCCTTACAACACGCCGGGTACTGCTGGACAGGGACACTCCCCGTACCATGCAGCgaaccagcagcaacaacaagctCCTTCGTCGGCTTCTACATCCCCGACGTCGTCATCCTCAACGAACCAAGCGAAGCTGCAGTCTAAACCAAATACTCCGCTGCACCAAAGTCCCAACTCGCCGTTCTCCCAGTCAAACCAAAGTTCACCTTACTCGCAGCAGGATCCCAACTCACCGTACTCCCAGCAGGGCGGCCAGCTGTCACCGTTCCAACCGATGTCACCGAAGCCTACTGCTCCGAACAACGCCGCCAACAACAACGCTGTCAAACTGGCTCCTCCCATCATTACACCGCAGCAGGCGGCGGCCGCTGCTGGTGTTATTCTACCGCCCGAATCACCACAGTCGGCGTCGACGACGTCGATGAATCAGGCTCAGAATTTGACTGGTGGTGGTTCGTCATCCATCGCCACACCGGTCGTATCGAATCAACTCAATTCGCATCAGTCTCCTTGGGCTCCGAGTCAGTACAATCCGTACAATCACGCGAGTGGCGGTGAAGCGGCCCCATCGAGCGGAGTCTCCGGTGGTGGAATGATGCCCTCAATTCCACCGGCACCGGCACACATGTCTTCGTCCCAGCAGGGTCACCATAatgtacacacacatccaaccCCTGCCCATTCCCAACAtccgcagcagcatcatcaacagcagcagcagcagcaacagcagcaacagcaacaacaacaacagcagcagcagcagcatcaacattcacaccagcagcagcaacaccaacaccagcagcaaagCCATCATCAGTCgtcgcagcaacagcatcatctCATGCAGGCAACggctcagcagcaacaacaaagcCATCTGGGAAATTTGCTAATGGGAGGCACAAATAGCCATGCGTATGGAAGCACCTACGGTCGTCCGTACGATTTAAACTCGGCGTCTGCTTCGACAGCTTCGTCAGGTCTCgaacaccatcagcagcagcaacaccaacaccagcagcataatcatcatcaacatcaacaacagcaTGTCATCCCCCATCATCACCAGCATCAtaatcagcagcagcatcatcctAGTCTTAGTGCGATCAACAACAAGAACAGCCCGAGCACGAcgtcctcgtcctcctcgtccaAGGTACCTGAAATGATCAATCTAGGCTACAGTGAACCGGAAGCGAACACCAGCAACGGTGGAAAACCGCAGGATGTCCCGATGAACATGGAGTCCATCGGAGGCAAGGAGAAGGCGGAGCCGAAGGACATTTCCAAGCTGCACGGAGCCTCCTACGACTCGCACATGTCGAGCATGGGTGCAAGCATGGGCTACGGAGCGGCTGCTCCGATCGATGTCTCGATCAGCAAGTCGAAGGCTTACGATATGTTCAACCGCGCGGCCACCATGACGTTCCCGTCCCGGGGCTTCGGTGCACCGGGTAATGGTGGACCACCACCGACGGCCACCAGTGCGGTGGCAGGTCCATACGCTGATCACCATTCGGCGAGCAGCGTGAACAAAGCGCACGACATGAGTGGTGGtggcacgacgacgacggcggcggctGGTTCCTCGGCTGGTGGAGGCTACAACATGCCGTCGGCGGCCGGTGGTGGTTCGAAGGGTCCCGAACAGCAGCTCCTACTTCCACGCTACGATCAACGAAGCCCCCAACAACAATCGCAACAGCATCATCCCCACCTACAGCAAGCCTCCGGTCAGCAGCAACATCCACAACAAGGTATTCCCCCCTCATCGAACAGCTCGGTGCCATCTACGCAAAACAATATGGATCTCAGCAGTTCCAGTGCACGGTACAACAGCCCATCGGTGGCGGTAGCCCCGACCTCATCATCGTCGGCACTCATGGATCCGGCCATACGAAATCTCGCCTCCCTTTCCTCACTCTACAATCCCGATGATCGGCTACACGGGGTTCCGGTggtcggcggtggtggtggcctcGGGTCGGCTTCTAGTGcaaccggtggtggtggtagtggggTCGGGTTCTACGACAAAGCGATGCCACCGGCAGCGCACATGTACGGTAAAAATCTCCCGcccccatcgtcgtcgtcagccGCCGTCGTCGCTGCCGCTTCGTCCGCATTGCAGCAGATGTTCAACAACACGATGGCGGCCAGCACGATGGCAGCCGCGTACAACGCAAACCgggaacaacaacagcagcaaagcGCGTCGTCCTATACACCACCAAACTATCACCacctgcaacagcagcagcaacagcaacgtgCAGATATGATGGCCGCGCAACAAAAAATGTCCCACAACAGCAATGTACCTTCCAGTGGTGGTGTCGCACACAAcgagccaccaccaccagcgaaACCAAAGCGGACGCGGAAAAAGAAGGACCAAAACCAAGAGCTGCTtgcacagcaacagcagcaacagcaacaacagcaatcgATGCATCATCAGCTCCATGCAGcacaccagcaacaacagcagcaccaacagcaacagcagcagcaacaacaacagcaagccCATCAAGGGTTCCAGTCGTACAGCGGACTGAAGCCGACCAGTGCCTCCGCAACTGGAGCAATCCCGTCGCAAGCCGTCAGTAACAGTGGCATGGGAAGTGCGGCAGCGGCTGCCGGTGGAAGCGTTGAGACGTCCGCCATCTCACTCAAAACAGCGGCCAACGTTGTGCCGGGCAGTGCGTTCAACTTCGGCCCCGGACCGGCCGGACTTGGACTACCGCCGGGCAGTCTGTACGGCGACACCAGTGCCAGCACCTACCTGGAGGATCCGTATCGCAATACCCACAATCCCTACCCGTACCTTCCGGCCCCAAGCCACCGGGGGACGGCCGCCGGTGCTGCAGCCGCTGCCGGAGCTGGAGTGGCTGACGGCGACAAACAATCATCGAGTACGGTATCGGCGGCAGCAGTTGCCGCGGCGTCAGCCGTCGCCGCCGTCCATGGGCCCCCTCCGCCGGTTGCGTCTGCGTACCACTCGTTCCTCGCTGGGCATCACGCGGGGTCACGCTCGTACCATCTGATGAACCAGCTTGATCCGATCCACCAGCAGTACCTGGTGCGGCAGGAGATGCAAATGCTCAACCATCTGGGCGCACCACCCGGAGCCGCTCCGCCCGGTGCGTACGGACAGCCGGGCTATCACCATCCGGCGATCGGGATGCACAAACCGTACGACCCGATGAACAGCATGAACCGATCACCCTTCATCTAA